The following are from one region of the Vidua chalybeata isolate OUT-0048 chromosome 12, bVidCha1 merged haplotype, whole genome shotgun sequence genome:
- the CAMKV gene encoding caM kinase-like vesicle-associated protein encodes MPFGCVTLGDKKDYNQPSEVTDRYDLGQVIKTEEFCEIFRAKEKTTGKLYTCKKFLKRDGRKVRKAAKNEIIILKMVKHPNILQLVDVYITRKEYFIFLELATGREVFDWILDQGYYSEKDTSNVIRQVLEAVAYLHSLKIVHRNLKLENLVYYNRLKNSKIVISDFHLAKLENGLIKEPCGTPEYLAPEVVGRQRYGRPVDCWAIGVIMYILLSGNPPFYEEADEDDYENHDKNLFRKILAGDYEFDPPYWDDISQAAKELVTRLMEVEQDQRITAEEAISHEWISGNAASDKNIKDGVCAQIEKNFARAKWKKAVRVTTLMKRLRAPEQTETAAAPAPAAAPAPAAAPAPAATTAPAATTAPAATPAAAATEPATDTAPATAPVPAMEPAAPSATAPEPAAPGTPPAATQPPAPGTPPATTCNEAAAAAEPSSEQSG; translated from the exons ATGCCGTTTGGCTGCGTGACGCTGGGAGACAAGAAAGATTATAACCAGCCGTCTGAGGTGACCGACAGATATGACCTGGGCCAGGTCATCAAAAC GGAGGAGTTCTGTGAAATCTTCCGGGCCAAGGAGAAGACGACAGGGAAGTTGTACACCTGCAAGAAGTTTCTGAAGCGGGATGGACGGAAAGTGCGGAAGGCAGCCAAAAACGAGATCATCATCCTCAAAAT GGTGAAGCACCCCAATATCCTCCAGCTGGTGGATGTCTACATCACCCGCAAGGAATATTTCATCTTCCTGGAGCT gGCCACTGGCCGGGAGGTCTTCGACTGGATCCTGGACCAGGGCTACTACTCGGAGAAGGACACCAGCAATGTCATCCGGCAGGTGCTGGAGGCTGTTGCCTACCTGCACTCACTCAAGATCGTCCACAGAAACCTTAAG CTGGAGAACCTGGTGTACTATAATCGCCTGAAGAACTCCAAGATCGTCATCAGTGACTTCCACCTGGCCAAGCTGGAGAACGGGCTCATTAAGGAGCCCTGTGGCACCCCTGAGTACCTGG CTCCGGAGGTGGTGGGGCGGCAGCGGTACGGGCGGCCGGTGGACTGCTGGGCCATCGGCGTCATCATGTACATCCT CCTCTCGGGAAACCCCCCTTTCTACGAGGAGGCAGACGAGGATGACTATGAGAACCACGACAAGAACCTCTTCCGCAAAATCCTGGCTGGGGACTATGAGTTCGACCCTCCGTACTGGGATGACATCTCGCAAGCGG CTAAGGAGCTGGTGACACGCCTGATGGAGGTGGAGCAGGACCAGAGGATCACAGCAGAGGAGGCCATCTCCCATGAGTG GATCTCTGGGAATGCGGCCTCTGACAAGAACATCAAGGATGGCGTCTGTGCCCAGATCGAGAAGAACTTCGCCCGAGCCAAGTGGAAG AAAGCCGTGCGAGTGACCACGCTCATGAAACGCCTGCGGGCGCCCGAGCAGACGGAGACGGCggcagctccagccccggcagcggctccggctccggcaGCGGCTCCGGCCCCGGCAGCGACCACGGCCCCGGCAGCGACCACGGCCCCGGCAGCGACTCCCGCCGCCGCGGCCACAGAGCCCGCCACCGACACGGCCCCGGCCACGGCCCCGGTCCCCGCCATGGAGCCCGCAGCCCCCTCTGCCACCGCCCCGgagcccgcagcccccggcaCGCCGCCCGCCGCCacgcagcccccggcccccggCACACCGCCCGCCACCACATGTAACgaggccgccgccgccgccgagccCTCCAGCGAGCAGAGCGGCTGA